Proteins found in one Leptospira neocaledonica genomic segment:
- the rsgA gene encoding ribosome small subunit-dependent GTPase A: protein MSSSTIPVKEFFTIARVFGAFYDLYSPERGRVRAVLRGRLRNIAAKERHPFVVGDRVCAMESGGEWAIEERLSRNNELLRKSKEGDAQVLCANVDQIAVLASLKDPETKDGFLDRCLAAAYLSQVPPLIIFTKSDLVDQETAIKRSSVYKDLGYEIIIVSCQTGQGLEELCSKFSSKTTYLVGNSGVGKSSLVNVLSDRELQKTSQVSLSTKKGKHTTTNSNFLVLEDNIVLIDSPGIKEWGILHLSKGEILESYPELRKYKEDCDISDCCDAGPGCKMLFSMGEATDISMERRKSLESMLASLENPFRITRRDHLKNESKS, encoded by the coding sequence ATGTCTAGTTCCACAATTCCAGTAAAGGAGTTTTTTACGATAGCAAGGGTCTTCGGAGCCTTCTATGATTTGTATTCTCCAGAAAGAGGAAGAGTCAGAGCCGTACTTAGAGGAAGGCTCAGAAATATCGCAGCAAAAGAAAGACATCCCTTTGTTGTAGGCGACAGGGTTTGTGCAATGGAATCGGGCGGAGAATGGGCCATCGAAGAAAGATTGTCCCGTAATAACGAACTTTTGCGTAAAAGTAAAGAGGGAGATGCACAGGTACTCTGTGCGAATGTGGACCAAATTGCAGTCCTCGCTTCTTTAAAAGATCCTGAAACCAAAGACGGATTTTTGGATCGTTGTTTGGCGGCCGCTTACTTATCCCAGGTCCCTCCCCTAATCATATTCACAAAATCCGATTTAGTAGATCAAGAAACTGCGATTAAACGCTCATCTGTTTACAAAGATTTAGGCTACGAGATAATTATCGTCTCTTGTCAGACCGGCCAAGGTCTAGAGGAACTCTGCTCTAAGTTTTCTTCCAAAACCACCTACTTGGTCGGAAATTCCGGAGTTGGAAAATCTAGCTTAGTAAACGTCTTATCCGATAGGGAATTGCAAAAAACTTCTCAAGTCAGTCTTTCCACTAAGAAGGGTAAACATACGACTACAAACTCCAACTTCCTGGTCCTGGAAGATAATATCGTGTTAATCGATTCTCCAGGTATCAAAGAATGGGGGATCTTACATTTGTCCAAAGGTGAAATCTTGGAAAGTTACCCGGAATTGAGAAAGTATAAAGAGGACTGTGATATTTCCGACTGTTGTGACGCTGGCCCCGGATGCAAAATGTTGTTTTCTATGGGAGAAGCGACCGATATAAGTATGGAAAGAAGAAAGAGCTTGGAATCTATGCTTGCAAGCTTGGAAAACCCGTTTAGAATCACACGTAGAGATCACTTAAAGAATGAAAGTAAATCCTAA
- the thiD gene encoding bifunctional hydroxymethylpyrimidine kinase/phosphomethylpyrimidine kinase, which produces MQKPVVLTIAGSDSGGGAGIQADLKTFNSTGSFGTSVITCLTAQNPDGVTGILEVDPDFLEKQLLAVLSYFPVKAIKTGMLFSESLIRKISKILKEYRAKGQNFELILDPVMVATSGAKLLQDEAIQSLISELVPMASLITPNLDEAKILGSGEISKIESMEPEAISLSKKLGVPVLLKGGHIKNSEEALDILGLPNGEIFKYAKPFVQDFNPHGTGCTYSSAIASYLAQGFSLSESVSKAREFLHAAILQSFPAGKTKTLNHNPKI; this is translated from the coding sequence ATGCAAAAGCCGGTAGTATTAACAATTGCAGGTTCAGACTCCGGTGGCGGGGCAGGGATCCAGGCGGACTTGAAAACTTTCAACTCCACAGGATCTTTCGGGACATCCGTAATCACATGTTTGACAGCTCAGAATCCTGACGGCGTCACAGGTATTTTAGAAGTAGATCCAGACTTTTTAGAAAAGCAACTCCTTGCAGTACTTTCATATTTTCCGGTAAAGGCAATCAAGACAGGAATGTTATTTTCGGAAAGCTTGATCCGGAAAATATCCAAAATCTTAAAAGAATATAGAGCAAAAGGGCAAAACTTCGAATTAATTTTAGATCCTGTGATGGTGGCAACCAGCGGAGCCAAACTTTTGCAAGATGAAGCGATCCAATCTTTAATCTCCGAATTGGTTCCTATGGCGAGCCTCATTACTCCAAATCTAGATGAGGCAAAAATTTTAGGCTCGGGAGAAATTTCCAAAATCGAATCCATGGAACCGGAAGCAATTTCCCTTTCTAAAAAACTAGGTGTACCTGTTTTATTGAAAGGTGGTCATATAAAAAATTCGGAAGAGGCATTGGACATATTAGGACTTCCGAATGGAGAGATCTTTAAATACGCAAAACCTTTTGTACAAGATTTCAACCCTCACGGAACAGGATGCACTTACTCTTCTGCGATCGCTTCGTATCTGGCCCAAGGATTTTCTCTTTCCGAATCTGTTTCAAAGGCGAGGGAATTCCTGCATGCAGCTATCCTACAGTCATTTCCCGCAGGAAAGACAAAGACCTTAAATCATAACCCTAAGATTTAG
- a CDS encoding MGMT family protein, whose translation MTTKPKKKKIELKAENFYELVYKIVKKVPKGKVTSYGRIAVLIGKPRAARAVGYALNALKKGQEQKVPWQRVINSMGKISHRGDTPRAILQKKLLESEGIKFSREEVVDWKRFGWPD comes from the coding sequence ATGACTACGAAACCTAAAAAGAAAAAGATAGAACTGAAAGCAGAGAATTTTTACGAACTAGTTTATAAAATCGTAAAGAAAGTCCCAAAAGGAAAAGTAACAAGTTACGGCAGGATTGCGGTTTTGATCGGAAAGCCCAGAGCAGCGAGAGCAGTAGGTTACGCATTAAATGCCTTAAAAAAAGGCCAAGAACAAAAGGTTCCTTGGCAAAGGGTTATCAATAGTATGGGGAAAATTTCTCATAGGGGAGATACTCCTAGAGCAATCCTTCAAAAAAAACTTTTAGAATCCGAAGGTATTAAATTTTCTAGAGAAGAGGTCGTAGATTGGAAACGATTTGGCTGGCCTGATTAA
- a CDS encoding sensor histidine kinase → MKIIRKFGPIFGLVLAAFLLQSALIFGLDFRSLDPDRTVVLLISLPFTTLAAVFVWIWFNEFGPAWNLSSALSKLTDQEYVKYLSSLDKFKSDLIATNITESVCDKILKFLPSIINASRAKIYLWREDLGKFSPYPRETGEDHFYIFDPFLLWITEHDKIFYSEEFVDNVKLQQIKEHALSFAAKTKADLLVPFILNKSLLGMLVLGPKNDGRRYNASELEKLNEMRSVSVMSLSNSIFYERLIELTETLEEKVRHRTQELESAQSQLIMSEKMASLGTMVAGIAHEINTPAGVINGSADNLESNMNYIVKNVFEIVRFARNKKLRKSFEVALLHILRDRKKSQAMESKDKFRIKRELKEEMVEMGIEVSLAGEVASFIIENDIMEVRKYILEILAQGAKPGYEMLKHASNTNRNIKNIKYSIKNIVRIVKALKYYSHLDQSKSFTSADLIEGIENTLVIMNNQLKYGVEVKKNFSTIPKVVCNPDELNQVWTNLIQNANQAIRGQGTIELSVYSIGDTVTIEVQDDGPGIDSSIKDRIWDPFFTTKDQGEGSGLGLGIVKGIVEKHKGKITVESAPGKTIFKVELPLRPPQPNAETNLEKPAV, encoded by the coding sequence ATGAAAATCATACGCAAATTCGGACCAATATTCGGTCTTGTTTTAGCCGCATTCCTTCTGCAATCGGCGCTTATATTCGGTTTGGATTTCAGATCCTTGGATCCGGATCGTACAGTCGTACTTCTCATCAGTTTGCCTTTTACGACTCTGGCCGCCGTTTTTGTTTGGATCTGGTTCAATGAGTTTGGCCCGGCATGGAACTTATCATCCGCACTTTCCAAACTGACGGACCAAGAATATGTAAAATACCTTTCTTCGTTAGATAAATTCAAAAGTGATCTAATTGCAACCAACATCACGGAAAGTGTATGCGATAAAATCCTTAAATTTCTCCCAAGTATCATAAATGCGAGCAGAGCCAAAATTTACTTATGGAGAGAGGATTTAGGAAAATTTTCGCCCTATCCCAGAGAAACAGGAGAAGATCATTTTTATATCTTTGATCCTTTTCTTTTATGGATCACCGAGCACGACAAAATTTTTTATTCTGAAGAATTTGTAGATAACGTAAAACTGCAGCAGATAAAAGAACATGCACTTTCTTTCGCTGCAAAAACAAAGGCAGATCTTCTCGTTCCTTTTATCTTAAACAAAAGTCTCTTAGGGATGCTGGTTCTAGGGCCTAAGAATGATGGAAGAAGGTACAATGCTTCCGAACTAGAAAAACTGAATGAAATGCGATCCGTTTCTGTGATGTCACTTTCCAATTCCATTTTTTACGAAAGACTAATAGAGCTTACCGAAACTCTCGAAGAAAAAGTACGACATAGGACTCAGGAACTCGAGAGTGCACAATCCCAGCTAATCATGTCTGAAAAAATGGCTTCTTTAGGAACCATGGTTGCCGGAATCGCTCATGAAATCAATACCCCGGCCGGAGTGATCAACGGTTCCGCAGATAATTTAGAATCGAATATGAATTATATTGTAAAGAACGTATTCGAAATAGTTAGATTCGCAAGAAACAAAAAATTAAGAAAATCTTTCGAAGTCGCACTTCTTCATATTTTAAGAGACCGGAAAAAAAGCCAGGCAATGGAGTCTAAGGACAAATTCCGGATCAAAAGAGAACTGAAAGAAGAAATGGTCGAAATGGGAATCGAAGTTTCCCTAGCCGGAGAAGTTGCCTCTTTCATTATCGAAAACGATATCATGGAAGTAAGAAAGTATATTTTGGAAATTTTAGCGCAAGGAGCAAAACCGGGATACGAGATGCTCAAACATGCGTCCAACACGAATCGAAATATTAAAAATATCAAATATTCCATTAAAAATATAGTTAGGATCGTAAAGGCTTTAAAATATTATTCTCACCTAGACCAAAGCAAATCTTTTACTAGCGCGGATCTGATAGAAGGTATCGAAAATACTTTGGTAATCATGAACAACCAACTCAAGTACGGAGTGGAAGTGAAGAAGAACTTCTCCACAATTCCTAAGGTAGTATGCAATCCTGATGAACTGAATCAGGTCTGGACTAATTTAATCCAAAATGCGAACCAAGCGATTCGAGGCCAAGGTACGATCGAATTATCAGTGTATTCAATCGGTGATACGGTCACAATAGAAGTACAAGACGACGGCCCAGGAATTGACTCTTCTATTAAGGATAGGATCTGGGATCCATTCTTCACAACAAAGGACCAGGGAGAAGGTTCAGGTCTCGGCCTTGGTATTGTAAAAGGAATCGTGGAAAAGCATAAAGGCAAGATCACAGTGGAATCGGCACCGGGAAAAACAATATTCAAAGTAGAATTGCCACTCCGACCTCCTCAGCCAAACGCAGAGACAAATTTAGAAAAACCTGCTGTATGA
- a CDS encoding FecR family protein: protein MLKSKNTLILMTLLASGYLIACSPKTSSGQVKSEAVSSTAKIVWLNGDVKVQSAEGEKKAEFGQTVTAADTILTGKNGSVEIMVAESGIIKVSKDTEVSIAALVGDEGTNVKVNLNYGRIVTLVRKENKNSDFRVVTPTALAGVRGTTFLTSVENPTGKKVNCAEDHCDVKFAVLEGSVAVSKVGEESEVILERNREITLKKNQKLTEKLILSLRPESVKELKGLIVLKKNDVLEYNNLVDELKASSEELRILSQASTVEEVRTQLQKREATRANADEVARTAQQVNETKYVQQDVQKEKLKLNAKETF, encoded by the coding sequence ATGTTAAAAAGTAAAAACACCCTAATTCTAATGACTCTACTGGCATCCGGTTATCTGATTGCCTGCAGTCCTAAAACAAGCAGTGGCCAAGTCAAATCGGAAGCGGTATCTTCTACTGCAAAGATCGTTTGGTTGAACGGAGATGTAAAAGTCCAGTCCGCCGAAGGTGAGAAAAAAGCCGAATTCGGTCAGACTGTAACTGCTGCAGACACTATCCTTACCGGCAAAAATGGATCCGTTGAGATCATGGTTGCCGAAAGTGGTATCATCAAAGTTTCCAAAGATACTGAAGTATCTATCGCAGCCTTAGTAGGAGACGAAGGAACTAACGTTAAGGTCAATCTGAACTACGGAAGGATCGTAACTTTGGTTCGTAAGGAGAATAAAAACTCCGATTTCCGCGTAGTAACTCCTACCGCTCTTGCGGGAGTTCGCGGAACTACCTTCTTAACTTCTGTTGAAAATCCTACAGGTAAAAAAGTGAACTGTGCAGAAGATCATTGCGATGTTAAATTCGCAGTTCTGGAAGGTTCCGTTGCAGTATCTAAAGTCGGCGAAGAATCGGAAGTCATCTTGGAAAGAAACAGAGAGATCACTCTGAAGAAGAACCAAAAATTGACCGAAAAACTGATCCTTTCTTTGAGACCTGAGTCAGTTAAAGAACTAAAAGGACTGATCGTTCTTAAGAAAAACGATGTTCTAGAATACAATAATCTAGTGGATGAGCTGAAAGCGTCCAGCGAAGAACTTCGTATTTTGAGCCAAGCTTCCACAGTGGAAGAAGTTCGTACCCAATTGCAGAAACGTGAAGCTACTAGAGCCAATGCGGACGAAGTAGCAAGAACTGCTCAGCAAGTGAACGAAACTAAATACGTTCAACAAGACGTTCAAAAAGAAAAGTTGAAACTCAACGCGAAAGAAACTTTCTAA
- a CDS encoding DUF885 domain-containing protein, which produces MGALSMLKKILIISLSAICVLLLFLGILVWHTINFRPITLGLYYEKIFWENVLDDPETLTSLRILDSWGITSHNYKWSDSSPEKEMERADKAKRDLEILKTYDSSKLSGEDKIYYKALEWDLELAADYEKYIYNSYPVNQLFGVQNHIPSFLATSHMIEDYEDVESYISRLKGISDKLDQVIRGLEIRQSNGVIPPDYILRRVLDELKNFRVKNPEENILYVSLRKKLEKNDEILSDQKTSSLAEVKRIIETSVYPAYSKLQNFLEQQLKSADNKAGVWKLPNGEKFYEHTLKYHTTTNLSPEEVHSIGLSEVARIQTEMKSILENSGIKVSNLQTTMKQLREKPEFQFPNTPEGKEKVIEVYKEILKESIERSKPIFPSWPRAKVQVERIPEFKEAGAPGAYYEEPSLDGKRPGVFYANLRDLKEIPKFGMNTLTYHETIPGHHLQIAWSQELTSAPRKLRTTHFTAFVEGWALYSERLAKDYNFYSDPYVDLGRLQAELFRAVRLVVDTGIHYKRWSREDAIRYMSDNTGMAPKEVSAEIERYIVYPGQACSYKIGMISFLKMREDWKSVKGETFDIKEYHGFVLGKGSLPLEILEKASKEELGLLPKN; this is translated from the coding sequence ATCGGAGCATTATCCATGCTGAAGAAGATTCTAATCATTTCTCTATCTGCCATTTGTGTACTTTTACTTTTTCTTGGAATTTTAGTTTGGCATACGATCAATTTCAGGCCGATCACATTAGGTTTATATTATGAAAAAATCTTTTGGGAGAATGTTCTGGATGATCCGGAAACTTTAACTTCTCTTAGAATTCTGGATTCCTGGGGAATCACTTCTCATAATTACAAATGGTCCGATTCTTCACCGGAAAAGGAAATGGAAAGAGCGGACAAAGCAAAAAGAGATCTGGAAATTCTTAAAACTTATGATTCTTCCAAGCTAAGCGGAGAAGATAAGATTTATTATAAGGCTCTGGAATGGGATCTGGAACTTGCAGCCGATTATGAAAAATATATTTATAATTCTTACCCGGTAAATCAACTCTTCGGGGTTCAGAATCATATTCCTTCTTTTTTGGCGACTTCTCATATGATAGAAGATTACGAAGATGTTGAATCTTATATCTCCAGACTGAAAGGTATTTCCGACAAATTGGACCAAGTAATCCGAGGTTTGGAGATTAGACAATCCAACGGAGTGATCCCACCGGATTATATTTTAAGAAGAGTTTTGGATGAATTAAAAAATTTCCGAGTCAAAAACCCTGAAGAGAATATTCTTTATGTAAGTCTTCGCAAAAAATTAGAGAAAAATGATGAGATCCTTTCCGATCAAAAAACTTCCTCTTTGGCTGAAGTAAAAAGGATCATAGAAACTTCCGTTTATCCCGCTTATTCCAAACTGCAGAATTTTTTAGAACAGCAACTTAAATCTGCGGATAATAAAGCTGGAGTTTGGAAACTTCCAAATGGTGAAAAGTTTTATGAACATACTTTAAAATATCATACTACTACTAATCTTTCTCCTGAGGAAGTTCATTCTATCGGACTTTCAGAAGTGGCAAGAATCCAAACAGAGATGAAGTCCATTTTGGAAAATTCGGGTATCAAAGTTTCAAATCTGCAAACTACTATGAAGCAGTTGAGAGAAAAGCCTGAGTTCCAATTTCCTAACACTCCGGAAGGGAAAGAGAAAGTTATAGAGGTCTATAAGGAAATTCTAAAAGAGTCGATCGAAAGATCAAAACCTATTTTTCCTTCTTGGCCAAGAGCAAAAGTTCAGGTAGAAAGAATTCCTGAATTCAAAGAAGCTGGAGCTCCTGGAGCCTATTACGAAGAACCTAGTTTGGATGGAAAACGTCCAGGTGTATTCTACGCAAACCTACGTGATTTAAAAGAAATTCCTAAGTTTGGCATGAATACATTAACTTATCATGAAACGATTCCGGGACATCATTTACAAATTGCTTGGTCTCAAGAATTGACCTCCGCACCTAGAAAATTACGAACCACACATTTTACTGCATTTGTAGAGGGCTGGGCATTGTATTCGGAACGACTTGCAAAAGATTATAATTTTTACTCTGACCCTTATGTGGATTTAGGGAGACTGCAGGCAGAATTATTCAGAGCAGTTCGTTTGGTCGTTGATACTGGTATTCATTATAAACGTTGGAGCAGAGAAGATGCGATTCGTTATATGTCCGACAATACCGGTATGGCTCCTAAAGAAGTGTCTGCAGAGATTGAAAGATATATAGTTTATCCGGGACAGGCCTGCTCTTACAAGATTGGAATGATCTCTTTCTTAAAAATGAGAGAAGATTGGAAGTCAGTTAAAGGAGAAACTTTCGATATCAAAGAATATCATGGCTTCGTTTTGGGTAAAGGTTCTCTTCCTCTGGAAATTTTAGAAAAAGCTTCCAAGGAAGAATTAGGACTTCTTCCTAAAAACTAA